In Sorex araneus isolate mSorAra2 chromosome 11, mSorAra2.pri, whole genome shotgun sequence, the sequence GCCTTAGGTTAGGATCTTTGCTAAAATCCtttctgccttttaaaattatttcacaataaTCAAATGTTCAATGGAGACTCAGGTAGCAACCTGCCAGAGTTAATTATAATCTAATTAGAAATTAAGAATGACGGTGACATTCAGCTCTTTGGTAATACACTGAAATAGAATTTTTCCATAGCTGTGAGTTTAGCACTCAAGCATTTTACATACAGCATACTAACTTGGATTAGTTGGACCTCAACGTGGAGCTCCAGGCTTTTCCTTGTAACAATATAGCCAAAAGAACTCAAAATTATACAGAGAACAGAGAATAACAAATGGCTTTGTCTTACCTCAGGCAGTTAAGATTATCAAATATATTAAACAATCTGCAGCTGGATTATGTGGCAATGGTTCAAACTGTCATTGGTTCTAGATGGCTGGTGTATCAACGAAGACATTTAGGAGATCGTGGCCTCTCAAaagtgaatatttaatttttccttcaaatAGAAGGTAGTACAAAAAGCACTCGGGTATTCattcacaatttttatttcttgcaatTAACTTTTGTATCTCCAAAGttgatttgtcttttaaaaaattaatacttcTTATTCATCATAcattccaccccctccccaaggaaTACAAACCCAGGGTAGGTGTAATTTAGGGGCAGTGGAAATAATGTCCTATAGGTTCATGACAAAGGCTTTCCAGCCGACCATCCTGTACATAACACAAAATGGCAGCACCTCAAGTTCACCTGAATGAAGTCCCAAATTCCAGCCCTAGGCAAGTAATGCAAGTGAACTCCATGTGAATAGCAAAATGGAAGCTTTCCATTTACTTTTCATGGTAATTAACAAAGTCTTCAAACCGTCTCATTTGGGAGAGTGAAAAGCAAGTGTATAGAGCAACATTTTGACCCAGCCAAGAATAATAAACGAAACCAGAAATAATTTATCTGGGCCACAGAAatgaatttgttttatgtttttcattaaGTCCCCAGCACCTGAAGTAGCAAGTTCTAATAATGGGCTTCTAAAGGCATGCAGTTTTTCACACACATCTACAAAGAATTTCTTTCACTCAAACATAGCACAATcaaggataaaatatttttggaggcACAAGAAGAGCACAAGAAAGAACAAGTAAGTATATGCTTGAGGCATTGTGTATGATGAAGATGGTATACTTCATATATAGAAGCAGTGAAAGCTGTTAAAGTGCTACATAAAGCTGTTAAAGTCTAACACACAACTCAACTGCACTGCTAAATAtggttgtctttattttctttttccttgcccAGCCCTatctaaacaaaatgaaactacaGGACTGAAATTAACAACCCATTAAAATCAGCAATAAGTTATGAAAATcataaagcttttttaaaaaagtaattaaaggGTAGTTAAATTAAAGTATACAAAGTCCAAAGAGCCAAGAAGAAGGTCTCCAAAAAGTCTTCCTGGGTTAAGGGACAAGGGCCATGGGGGAACCTTAGAGTTTGAGAGACAAAGGGAACACAGGACATTAAAGTGCAGGCTAGAAATTTCACTTAACGTTTCTGAAAATATTGATAAGAGCAACAATAGCACCTGCACGGTGGAATTGGTTTGTAAGGGCGGAGGGAAACTGCCAGTAGGACAACGGAAGTAAATCTTTACATTAAATGAGACAAGTGCCAAACTTAACTATGTTAACTATGATAGTGTCTACTATAAATATCAGATGGTTAAAAACTGGTAAAAGGTAAtgattctaaaagaaaataaacagcattGACCTTTTTCTACCTAGCCCAGACCTCATTCATTTTGTGCACTATAGTGAGGTGTGAGGTGTTTTGtcattatcaaatgctgcatcaAAATAGATGATTTTTCCCCATGTGTATTTTCACTATAAAAGACATCTATGTTTTTTATGGACAAGCTTTAAAAAGATGTCGTTTTGGTTTTCAACACATACAAACAGTtatcaaaatctaaaataaaaatgctgtcgTGGCTCAGACCTGGGCCTGCTGATCTGTGTGCACAACCTTTCTGGTCcatgcagacacacaggcacatggaGTTTTTTTCTGTCTGGCCCCTCAATCCGAACTCAGGCCCAGTGTGATAGAGGCTGTTATGCATGGACAGCCTCCATGCTGTCCATGGGCCTAAGGAAGCTACTGAGCTAGCAGTTGGGTGCCCTAGTGCTAACAATGCAGTATAAGGTTAGCTTGCTTAGCATGGAATCCAACAGAAAGCTGAGCTGCATGATGATCCCTTTCAAAAGGTTTCATGGGAGTCTCCTTTTGCAGAGCATGAAATGAGCTttgagcttttttattttttctttaaagaattgaTCATCCCCAGGCTGAGTTTTAGTAGCTTGCTATCCAAGATTAATGCCTGATTATCTTGTCACTACTACAGCTGTGATTTTAGTCACTTGTAGGACCATAAAAGCTCAGGAAGAATTCATAAGCTCGTCCTTAAAGGTGTCTACTCAGTATAGTATGAGCAAACTAGAAAATAAAGAGGATGAAATATCTGATGTAAGAAGTAATCAACTTCTTTCAAatcaactaaaaattattttcagacatTTTCTGCTGCCATTAGAAATTAGGGTTTTTCAGGTATGAATATCAGTATTTGTTCTGTTGGGGAAGCTCTGCCCCACTTTTTGCTAAGTATTTGCTTAGAGGCCTTCTGACCCTTTGTTCAAGTATAGTTTTTGTTTAGAGGAGACTGCATCATGAACCCAATTTAAGAGATTGTTTGGATTGAATTGGCCCGGTGAATATTTTGCCCTGCACTATTATGTCATGCTGGGTTCTAGGAAGTGAATGAAAGTTTGACACTGGCACTGGAGTAACCTTCGTCACTCCCAATACTCTGCAGGCTGCTGTGGTCATCAATGTCACTGATGCTGGTGGTACTGATATTGTCCACTTCTCCATGGGAGAACTCTGTGCTTTCAACATCCACTTCAATCTCCTCtgtcaaatggaaaaaaatgaatgttagTAACTTAGTTTATGATGTCTTCTAAAAACAAGGCATAAAGAAAGTTGATTACTTCTTacagtataaaatatttgttgaacattCAGGTGTATACCCATTATACCTGTGTATCTGTATAGTGTAAGTCATATTTCTAGAAACTAGATGGAACTGAAACAGACGCAGGGTGTTTTGAAAGGCAATGAAATGTTGGGTATATAGTGTTGGTTTCAATTTAGGCAGCAAACTTACTAAATCCTTTGATACAGATTTGTCTGGACCTCTCACCAAAAGCCTATTTAGGAATTAGTTCTTAATATTGAATGATTCTAAGTCCAAGCTTAACAGTATCTGTTTTGCATTCAGTTAGAAACGAATTCTTAGTGCAGCTgccttctgtttgggggccacacgggctgtgctcagggcttattcctggctctgcattcagagatcactgctgtcaggctcgggaccatatggggtggtggggaatgaacCCTGGTcgggcatgtacaaggcaaacaccttacctgctgaactatctcaccagccccagacTTATCTTTGTAGGAGGAGAAAATAGCTAAGACAGTATAGATGAACTAGAAAATTTATTCAGTTAGTCCTCTGGGAGATAGAGGTATTTCTACAAGCTTGTGTGATTCATCCTAAAGATCTTTGACTTCCGTAACCACAATAAATCACAGTAATAAGTGACATAATTGATTGTTAATTTTCTTGCATCAAAATTTTTCTTGCATTCATTGTCATTTTcttgaaggctggagagatagtacagcagatggggtgcttgccttgcatgtggctgtcctccgtatgattcctggcaccacatatggtctcctgagtcagcCCCCAAtatgatttctgagcaccaccaagatgtggctccaaactccccccacaacaccccccccccgccaaaacaAGTTTTCTGAGGTTTGAAAGTCTGGATTAAAATGAATTCTATAGTAAGAGATTATAGAAAAGGCATTTCAGTGGTGCTATTTAAATGTACCTAAAAGCATGACTTCGTACAgtggaaacgagggccaggaagACCAGATCATTGTAGGAAGGTTGCCACAAGTTGAGGGGagtacagttaggacagagaagggaccacgaagaCAATGATAATTGATCACTTGATCACTCTGAGCAAAAACAGTGttggaaggaggtaaagtgatatgatAACCTCTTGGTAACTATTGCATACCACAGTGACTAAAAGGGAAGGcgagggagagaaaagaattaaaaagtatccgccatagaggcaggctgggggtaggggagagggggCCTGAAAGGGAAATGTGGGCattggtaggaaatgtacaccggtgaagggataggtattggaacactctatgactgaaacccaatcatgaacaattttgtatctcagtgattcaataaaaaatgccTGACAAGTATTGTTAGGTTCTTGTTAAATACTACCTAGACAACACcaacaagacaaaaataataaaagtagctGAAAAACTTTTTACCTATACAGCTTGTAAAATTCAAGATCCTTCAGTCTTTTAAAACAAACACTAAGCCTCATGTTTTATATTTGGCACTGACTTTATGGGTTCACTCACTGCTCTAGAAAATAAGGATTCTGGCTGAGCCCAGGAAGACAGTAAGTTATTTCAACAGAATAATTTTACAATAATAATTGTTGCTCCAAAGGTTTTAGTGATCTGTTTTTAATAATCAAGCAGCTGTCCAAATAAGTTATACAGTTAATACTATGAATTCATaacttttgtatatataataCTTCATAAGCTACTTAATATTTTCCAGTATCACAAAATACTGTTTAGCCTACAGCTGGGAGATAAAAATCAAGACATCCTCTCTTGGGCCAGACACAGTAGGAAggccacttgcctttcatgctgctgactggtttgattcctagtatgcCATAAAAGTtccgccaagagtaattcatgagtgcagagccaggaatgcatcctgagcattaccgggtgtgacccacccccagaCCCCAATAAAAAAGATCCCTTCAAACAGAACATGCTgaattcaaagtgaaaaaaattctttagccAAATTAGAAAGATCAGTGAAAATTTTCTGCAACAATAAAAAAGATAGCTGCCAGGTAAGAACAAGAATACTCCATAGGTATTAGCAGAGTCATTAAAAAAACAaccccaggagctggagcaatagcacaacgggtagggcgtttgccttgcacgtggccgacccgggttcgattcccagcatcccacatggtcccccaagcaccaccaggagtgattcctgagtgtatgagccaggagtaacccctgtgcatcgccgggtgtgacgcaaaaacaaaaaataaataataaataaaatttttttaaaaaccttaaaattatGAAGATACATCCTTTAATTTGGACATGGAATGGTTATAAAGGGAACGACAACAGGGGTAGGCCACCTAAAACTTTACTAAGGTTCCTGTCAAAGCTAGTAAACAAGCAGTACAAGATTGAGACTAAGGTCTACCTCATTATCTAGGGGTTGTTTATATTATACCTTACTATTCAAATATGGCATGTTTTTGTGGATCTTGCTGCTGTTCCTAGTATACTGTTCTTCATACCAAATAAAAAACTTTACCTAGCAAAACAACAAACTCAAGGACTTTGAGGCTTATGAATAGGGATTAAAAATCCAATTTGAAAGAATTATGGAATTAGTCCTATGGAACTAATAATGGGAAATTTGAAAGCATTAAAATTTAGACATTTAATATATGAAAACATATGAGATAACCAAGACAGCAAAATGAAACTTTTTATCTGGAGGTCGCAAAGGAACCAACTTATAAAagtgataaaaggaaaaaaacagcatTTATTTCACCTTTTCTGTACGGACTTTATTTCAGTTTACCAACAAACTGAATGAACTAAAAACAAGAATGATAGGGCTGAGAGAGTACAGAGATtgaggcctttgccttgcatgaggcctattcccagtaccacatggttccagGAGTAccactgggaacatcccctgagtaccaccaggtacagCACACCCCCTCACCCTTACAAAAAAGGGCAACAACAACCAAGAATGACAATTAGAAAACTATTGTTACTCCTAGTGAAATAATGATTAGGGCAACAATTACCAATGATTGCTAAAACTATTAAGTTGGAAGGCTAACCCATTTCTACAAATGTTATCAATGGCATCATTAAAACTCACTAACCAATATTCTTTTTCCCCAactaaacactggtttacaaagttgttcatgatgatttgttatggcatccaatattccaacaccaattctactgCTATCACCTTCCtccacaataatttatcttatattgcttcttaccactaaatggctaatagaatgatcataaaatatttcagcaaaagaaaattttgtgaaaattattgtgtctcactatggggacattaagtccttgtctgagggtttactaagcttttGTTAgaagttaaaccttctgtgttaatgcccttgttagtcaagattagttggcttctatgttacattcccatccaatctggcgTGCTCCTCCTGGGATGTTAGCACTGTACAGTTTGCATTTGTGGCcacgctccagaaaatccagaatatttaattggaCAGTCTAGCTAGAAGCATGACAACAGCTGCCGGGGTGTGAgtatggctgccagggctttggaaGGGCAAGGAACTCGCCCACCCCCTTCCCAAGATAGCCCCAAAGGTCTCAGCCAAGACTAGTCACTAACCAATCTTTACTATTAGAGTGGAAAAACTAGATGTGATATTGGTGTATCAGGAAGTATCTATCATCATATCTAAAGTATTCTTAAATAAGAACCTAAGTTAAATCAAACCACTGAATCTACTAACCAATTAGTAGTAATGAAAATTACTAACCAATTGACaagaactataataataataataacttagaTATAAGGGATACGtatgtttcatttattaaatGACACCTGTGTGGTTTCAATCAGTCAGTAGGAAATCCTAGGCCAGAGAGCAGGCTAATATGCtggagtgcatgatttgcatgcaggaggcccaggttaaATCACCCACAGCAGctgaacccccaagcactgccaggaacaagccctgaactctgccagatgtggtccccaaatcaaactaAATGAATGTGGCAAATTCTAGGAGAAAAATGATCCTATTTTTAAATACCTACAACACAAAGTGGtaaaggggggttggggggataggactgaaaacaaaagtattttgtAAGGCATATCAAATAAATGTAACATAGAATTTGGGTTCTGATTCAAGTATCAATGGTAAACTGCCATTCttgaggaaaatgaaagaaatctatCAGGATAGATGACATTAAATAAGACATGATTATAATTTTGTGGGATATtcagtatttttcaaatacaGTTTAGTGAAGCATTTAAGGATAAAATATtaatgctggggccagagaaatagtttagCACATAAGGCACTTGTTTTACACATGGCTGAGtcgggttgatccctggcactgttaaGGTCTCCTAAGCCCTGGCCAGGAGTgacagctgagcacagagccagtagttaagccttgagtaccactgagtatggcccccaaaccaaaaaataaatgaataaaaatattaatgttatcTAGATTATTTAAAGCAATCCAGATAAATATTTAAGggtcagggatatggctcaaaggactgcagCACATGTTTTGCCTGTGGAAGcgctgggttctatccttggcactacatgctCCCCTAATATCACCATgaacaattcctgagtactgGCAGGTATGGCCATAAAAgatgaagaacaaaaaaataatgagggTGAGGATGGTgacaaatagataaaataaggAAGATAGAACGGTGACAACTATTGAAAATGTTTGATGTATACCTGACTTCATTATTTCtgcatatttttgaaattttctataggaaatcaaaacaactataaatTTTTCTAGAATTCTCTGGATCTTGTGAGCTATATTTTCCCCCAAATGTTAAAAACCCCagagttcggggctggagcgatagcacagcggggtaggacgtttgccttgcacgcggccaacctgggttcaaatcccagcatcccatatggtcccctgagcaccgccaggagtaattcctgaaggcagagccaggagtaacccctgtgcatcgccaggtgtgacccaaaaagcaaaacaaacaaacaaacaaaaaaaaccccagagtTCATCTGGAGGTGTAAAACCTGATGTAGtagaaaatgtaaatgaaaaaaaaatcactaaattgcaattttttttaactgagttatattttttgaggggtgtgtgtgtgtgtgtgtgtgtgtgtgtgtgtgtgtgtgtgtgtgtgtgttttgttacgtatgcactcagggattacttctggctctgtgttcagggtattgctcctggcagtcctgTGGACTGTATGGGGTaatggggattgaattcagatcagctgtgtgcaaggccttacccactatactatctttccacctTCATACTCTAATAATTCTTGTCAAAGACACATTGTCTGAAcagatgggaaaaaaatgaatagtgTAATTTAATAAAGCTTACTAATATCATGTATCTTTCTAACAGGAAAGTCAAAAGAATACAACTTCACTTCTGTAATATTTTCCCTCAAAATGTATAACCTCATCTATTGAGAAAACATTAGAATGAGGCACATTATATAAAATCTAAGGTGAGGCTTATTATACAAAACTTCTAGCCAGTATTCAACAGTGTCACGGTCATGAAAGAAAGACTAAGGAACTATCTAGTGAAATACTGAAATGGAATTTGAATAAAGTATAGATTAATGATATTAGACTAATAATACAGAGCTAatgttaaatttcttctttgatcattgtattattgTTGCCGAATACATTtaagggaatctgggtggaagatgtGTGAGAACTCAACAGTTTCCTACAAAAAACTTAGAACTTTTCTGTAAATTGCGTCAAagtagaaatgtaaaatatatatactaaattCACAAAGAAAAGTGTTCACATAGGCATTGTTAGTGTGTGATTACGTAAAATCTTAAGTGCTAGTGTTGTCTGTAAAAGAAGAAAGCATACAGTGGCTTTGAAAACCCTCCCTAAATCCAGATAAAGGGATGCTTAGTCTTTCAACAGGGAAGAAGCACATTATCTACCTCGCTCTGAATCAGAACGATCTGAAGAAACAGTTGATCCAATGCTGTCCATTCGTATTCGTTCCATCTCCTGAGGACCCTGCAGCTGTTCTAGTCGCCGCTTTAAAAATCTCTGTTCTCGTTCCAAATTCTCTAGCTGGTGTTGGCTCTTTCTTTCAGCTTCTTCAAGTTTCTGAAATGATAAAACAACTTTGTACATAATCCaatacaaacaataaaattgaTTTCTATTAATATCTCAAGATCTTTGGCTGAGAAAATATgaatatacacaaatacacatgtaAGCATACATACATAGGTATATTTCTAAGCATCAAAAAAGTTGCTTTCACTTTGTATAATAAATGCTATGTTACTGGAACATGGTAGAATTCTCAAAGCCCATAAAGTTATATTTATGAAAGAGATACACTGCATTGTGGTCCAATGGAAAACTACTGAGAGACACAGTCAAATAAAGTCATCTCCACCAGAGGGCACAAATGTATGTCTCTAGGATGTCAGCAGTGCAACTGTTATCTTCCTAATATATACAGATTTTCAGTAGTCATGCTGTCAAAATATTTTAGCTTAACCAGATAATGTTGCCCCCATCATATAAGAAGCTATGTATTTTTAGAAAGAGTTCTCTGAAGTTAGTTATTAAGGAGACCATGGTCAGCTAGCTAACATATATAAGTTAGGAACCACTGATTATAACTAAACCAATACGGAGAGAATCATGCAGATCTGGAAGTAAACATTCTCACCTTGATATGTGCTTTGGCTTTGTTAAGCAAACCAAGTGTTGTGTGCCTGGTGCAGTCTGGTCCTAGTGGAATCAAAACTTTTAAACGTTCTAAACAGAGGCGCAGATGAGCTCgtctaagaaagaaaaagtcaaatcAGTACAGcctgaatattttctaaaaacacCCTAAAGCCATTTAAAGACAATAGCTTGCACATAATCCAGTTTTTAAACATGTCATACCCAGAATTCTGTCTCAAAGTATCTGCAAGTACAGGTGTATCTCTTGACTTTCAGTCTCAGCCATTTCCTGTACTCTTGTAGAGATGGTCACATTGTTTTAATCCTCCCTATTAACTGTCTTAACTGTATTAATGTAGCATTTGGCAAGCTACAAGGGGAATTATTCTTGCTTTTGCATACCTAAAACCATTGGTTAGGTTAAGGCTTTTTTTAACTGGATACCCCAAGGGGATATAAAGTGCTCACAAATTTCTATTCCCTTCCACctctcacatagacacacacacatacacatagaatTCTTTAAAACAACTATACTGGTCCTACAAGTGTTACATGTTATGTTAGGTTGAAGCATGTTAAATTTATGAAtcatttctcattaaaaaaaaattgaaaccagGAAGACAGCTTAAAGGACAAGTGATTATACTCTGTATGCAAGGTTAATAGCACCACCAAGGGATGGACTCCCTAGCACTGAAACAAGAATAACTGCTGAGTGCCACCAAGTGAAATGCAACCCAAACTCAAATATTCTTGGCTTCAGAATATTCTGAATCCCCCCAAAATAGCAGCTTCATATGGTCTAATACAACAGAGTAACAAACTCTGTGATCACAGACAACATAGCTCAAACTGGGCCATCACATATGGGGTCATGTAACAATATACGGTTCACATAAATTTGGCAATATAAAAAGTTTCTGAATATACAACAATCAAAGTTTAATTCAAAACCAAATGTATAATGAATGAGTTGTCCAGCAGCATTTGTCCATGTCACACTTCTTGGCAAAAGGGGTCACTGTGGAAAGAGTTTCAGAAGCTCTGATATAGGATAGGGCTAGACAAAATACACCGCTTGTAATTGATTCTAGCCACTAAAAAAACCCATCAATCTCCTGGCTTCCGAACATCTAAACATGCCaacttatttgttttaatttttatttctctttcttcttttacctAATTTTCTGCAAATGGACAATAAGGCCAGGTGAGAAAATTCCTCATTGAGTCATTGCATTCTCTAATTCACCCGTCCAGTGGTAAGTTAGGGGAAATTTCTTCAGGAAATGCAAGTGGGGAACCTAAAGAAACTTACCATGATAAGCACTCTGGATACATAATTCTATTCAAAAACAATACTAGCTCACAGTCTTGGTCCTATGCTTCAAAAAGTATAATTCAACACCTGATACTATATTTGAGAAGAAAATCTGCAACTGTATTCACAGTTGGCTCCTATTCTTTCAGTTGATTCCTATTCCTTAAAGAACTATTGCTAAATTACTAagtcttttcttagagctgagtagtattggATTGTGTCTATGCAccgtagtttctttcttttcttttcttttctttttttcttttcttttcttttctttttttcttttcttttcttttctttttttgctttttgggtcacatctggtaatgcacaggggttactcctggctctgcactcaggaatcacccctggcggtgctcaggggaccatatgggatgctgggaatcgaccgggttggccgtgtgcaaggcaaacgccctactcactgtgctattactccagcccctgtaccatagtttctatgcaatttgctgctacttgGTTGGATCTACAAAGTACTATGCTAagttaggagagggacagacacagaatgatctctataGGCGGGATATATAGGATCATAGTGGAGAtggtgggggtggagcaataggacagtgggtagggctcttgccttgtacacagctgacactagttcaatcccca encodes:
- the MXI1 gene encoding max-interacting protein 1 isoform X2 produces the protein MERVRMINVQRLLEAAEFLERRDRECEHGYASTFPSMPSPRLQHSKPPRRLNRAQKHSSGSSNTSTANRSTHNELEKNRRAHLRLCLERLKVLIPLGPDCTRHTTLGLLNKAKAHIKKLEEAERKSQHQLENLEREQRFLKRRLEQLQGPQEMERIRMDSIGSTVSSDRSDSEREEIEVDVESTEFSHGEVDNISTTSISDIDDHSSLQSIGSDEGYSSASVKLSFTS
- the MXI1 gene encoding max-interacting protein 1 isoform X1, producing MGKRGRPRKEARGEGAGLVPAAPPAVAAPQPPVQPEEPAGAKLRCPFSDIFNTSENSMEKHINTFLQNVQILLEAASYLEQIEKENKKCEHGYASTFPSMPSPRLQHSKPPRRLNRAQKHSSGSSNTSTANRSTHNELEKNRRAHLRLCLERLKVLIPLGPDCTRHTTLGLLNKAKAHIKKLEEAERKSQHQLENLEREQRFLKRRLEQLQGPQEMERIRMDSIGSTVSSDRSDSEREEIEVDVESTEFSHGEVDNISTTSISDIDDHSSLQSIGSDEGYSSASVKLSFTS